The proteins below come from a single Saccharopolyspora sp. SCSIO 74807 genomic window:
- a CDS encoding OB-fold nucleic acid binding domain-containing protein, producing MSNTGGGYWRRLVRRLTSDVAELDADDLSERSQASGAQRACDCECGQEAVVLGRLRSVDMSPKASAPTLEAELFDGTEGVTLVWLGRRRITGIEPGRTIKARGRIAVRDGRKVLYNPYYELQNTA from the coding sequence ATGAGCAACACCGGGGGCGGCTACTGGCGCCGCCTCGTACGCCGGTTGACCAGCGATGTCGCCGAGCTCGACGCCGACGACCTCTCGGAGCGCTCGCAGGCGAGCGGGGCCCAGCGGGCCTGCGACTGCGAGTGCGGGCAGGAAGCCGTGGTGCTGGGCAGGCTGCGCAGCGTCGACATGTCGCCGAAGGCTTCGGCTCCGACGCTGGAGGCCGAACTCTTCGACGGCACCGAGGGCGTCACGCTCGTCTGGCTCGGCCGCCGCCGGATCACCGGCATCGAACCCGGCCGCACCATCAAGGCCCGCGGCCGCATCGCGGTCCGCGACGGCCGCAAAGTGCTTTACAACCCCTACTACGAGTTGCAGAACACCGCATGA